In the Streptobacillus moniliformis DSM 12112 genome, one interval contains:
- a CDS encoding oxidoreductase: MKLLEKYVLGNLELKNRIVMPPMDVYEAEDGYVNEFHLAHYGARAIGNVGLIIQEVTSVRKDGRISEQDLGIWSDDHIEGLKKLVDTVHKLGSKIGVQIGDAGRKGLVKNADILSSSDISFSDYFPKPRKMEKEDILSLINDFKLAAKRAQVAGYDYLELHAAHGYLINQFLSSFSNNREDEYGGNLKNRAKLLGEILNEVRKEFKGVIGIRISAYEWAEGGYLPEDLAKVLIDFKHNIDIIHVSSGGTVNEGILSFYPGYQLSFAKTIKEIVGLPVIAVGQIDSFDLAEFAIRDLGIDLIAAGRALLRNPNWIIDEAFKNNIDISSRKSIKRAYYRERFVEKNLKK, from the coding sequence ATGAAATTATTAGAAAAATATGTCTTAGGGAATTTAGAATTAAAAAATAGGATAGTAATGCCTCCTATGGATGTTTATGAAGCAGAAGATGGTTATGTAAATGAATTTCATTTAGCCCATTATGGTGCAAGAGCTATAGGTAATGTAGGACTAATAATACAAGAGGTTACTTCTGTAAGAAAAGATGGTAGAATTAGTGAACAAGATCTTGGTATATGGTCAGATGATCATATTGAAGGGTTAAAAAAACTTGTAGATACTGTACATAAATTAGGTAGTAAAATAGGTGTACAGATAGGAGATGCAGGAAGAAAAGGTCTTGTTAAAAATGCAGATATATTATCAAGTTCAGATATATCTTTTAGCGACTATTTTCCAAAACCTAGAAAAATGGAAAAAGAAGATATATTATCTTTAATAAATGATTTTAAATTAGCTGCAAAAAGAGCTCAAGTAGCAGGTTATGATTATTTAGAATTACATGCTGCTCATGGATATTTAATTAATCAATTTCTTTCAAGTTTTTCTAATAATAGAGAAGATGAGTATGGGGGTAATTTAAAAAATAGAGCAAAACTTTTAGGAGAGATACTTAATGAAGTTAGGAAAGAATTTAAAGGAGTAATAGGGATTAGAATTTCAGCTTATGAATGGGCTGAAGGTGGATATTTACCTGAAGATTTAGCAAAAGTTTTAATAGATTTTAAGCATAATATAGATATTATACATGTAAGTAGTGGTGGAACTGTAAATGAAGGAATACTTTCGTTTTATCCAGGTTATCAATTAAGTTTTGCAAAAACAATAAAAGAAATAGTTGGACTTCCTGTTATTGCAGTTGGACAAATAGACAGCTTCGATTTAGCTGAATTTGCAATAAGGGATCTTGGAATAGATTTAATTGCAGCAGGAAGAGCCTTACTTAGAAATCCTAATTGGATAATTGATGAGGCATTTAAAAATAATATTGATATTTCTTCGAGAAAATCAATAAAAAGAGCATATTATAGGGAGAGGTTTGTTGAAAAAAATTTAAAAAAATAG
- a CDS encoding alpha amylase N-terminal ig-like domain-containing protein has product MEYILGIYKNGKFFKEVKLNKKNDKYIYKWAKVDVASYFFTITKVDNNERENFNITYNHTSPFASEFRAYADSKSTPKSIAGIQSGIDILVEFNPQDFSFLLQKKRFIKFNIDISKFGLSNPKVFEISGDFNNWHPETEPINHIKDNMYEVILNVENGFYEYKFLIDHKWYPEKNEILVVGENGNLFPKGILGSGNFINEISKNINTGSKITAILHDAKKLIYFNKITEKEFEISIRTQKSDVERVYISVIPYTKDGKGLNRIYELERYIDYTNSFDYFKRMLTFSEDVESFEYFFILEDGGIKNYYGVNGLEEELSKPLIYSKKENEDIFYIPYWSREAIWYNIFPDRFYNGDMYNDPIFNEFGPEKFKKNSNHESKFVKDYRWNSNECALEFERNRWCSDFSERTNWEIHMESNIDYSLKYARMYGGDLKGIKEKIPYLKKLGVNAVWLNPVFYSFQNHKYGANDFRHISPDLGTIRTSGKLHDVYIDPKNRYGNKSYLDVLGKDSVNNSELELLEVNLIGENKGKNGYFETDDPSSWVWTESDLIMVDLIKELHKNGIRVIFDAVFNHSSNYNFAFNLALAEGKNSKYTNWYKFNDYSNYKEVTEDMSEEEAYNTVNLNRTNLKYNGWAGFDTLPVFDSFNEDWKDYIFNITRKWMLGPDGKEHSNWQEDDGIDGWRLDVPNNLENQMFWKEWRHVVKKCKKEAYITAELWSNAGDDINSGDKFDAVMNYEWLKAVIGYFINQGKDFNESYKLSAEQFLLELREKRTWYPLQSVQACQNLNGSHDTDRLYSRIINDKIGRNLEEGKQYEKGYNIIRPDLARNYHPNTTIDWKNYHIKPKDILKLISIFQMTYIGAPMLYYGDEVGMWGATDPYCRKPMLWDEFWYDNEKNTSYVNNGEIYSQKPDMDLFEWYRKIIKIRKEHKSLVYGRIKQVYFDNEKDIIAYERYDKEESIIIVLNNSFQDHNDIIITSFHNDKTYLDLLSGKKIKSDINGKMKFDIKAKKGYIFYLSKRE; this is encoded by the coding sequence ATGGAATATATTTTAGGAATTTACAAAAATGGTAAATTTTTTAAAGAAGTAAAATTAAATAAGAAAAATGATAAATATATATATAAATGGGCAAAGGTAGATGTTGCTTCATATTTTTTTACTATAACTAAAGTAGATAATAATGAGAGAGAAAATTTTAATATTACTTACAATCATACTAGTCCATTTGCATCTGAATTTAGAGCATATGCAGATAGTAAAAGTACTCCTAAATCTATTGCAGGTATACAATCAGGAATAGATATATTAGTAGAATTTAATCCACAAGATTTTAGTTTTTTATTACAAAAGAAGAGGTTTATAAAATTTAATATAGATATATCTAAGTTTGGATTATCTAACCCAAAAGTATTTGAAATATCTGGTGATTTCAATAATTGGCACCCAGAAACAGAACCTATAAATCACATAAAAGATAATATGTATGAAGTAATTTTAAATGTAGAAAATGGATTTTATGAATATAAGTTTTTAATAGACCATAAATGGTATCCTGAAAAAAATGAAATATTAGTTGTAGGAGAAAATGGAAATCTCTTTCCTAAAGGCATATTAGGTAGTGGTAATTTTATTAATGAAATTAGTAAAAATATCAATACTGGCAGTAAAATAACCGCTATATTACATGATGCTAAAAAGCTAATATATTTCAATAAAATTACAGAAAAAGAATTTGAAATTAGTATTAGAACTCAAAAATCTGATGTAGAAAGAGTATATATATCAGTAATTCCATATACTAAAGATGGTAAGGGATTAAATAGAATTTATGAACTTGAAAGATATATTGATTATACTAATTCTTTTGACTATTTTAAAAGAATGCTTACTTTTTCAGAAGATGTTGAAAGTTTTGAATATTTTTTCATACTAGAAGATGGAGGAATAAAAAACTATTATGGTGTAAATGGACTTGAAGAGGAATTAAGTAAACCTCTAATTTATTCAAAAAAGGAAAATGAGGATATCTTCTATATCCCATATTGGTCAAGAGAAGCTATATGGTATAACATATTTCCTGATAGATTCTATAATGGTGATATGTATAATGATCCAATTTTTAATGAATTTGGTCCTGAAAAATTTAAAAAAAATTCAAATCATGAAAGTAAATTTGTTAAAGATTATAGATGGAACAGTAATGAATGTGCATTAGAATTTGAAAGAAATAGATGGTGTTCTGATTTCAGTGAAAGAACCAATTGGGAAATACATATGGAATCAAATATAGATTATTCACTTAAATATGCAAGAATGTATGGTGGAGATTTAAAGGGTATTAAAGAGAAGATTCCATATCTTAAAAAATTAGGTGTAAATGCAGTATGGTTAAATCCTGTATTTTACTCTTTTCAAAATCATAAATATGGGGCTAACGATTTTAGGCATATATCTCCTGATTTAGGAACTATTAGAACTAGTGGTAAGCTTCATGATGTATATATAGATCCAAAAAATAGATACGGTAACAAAAGTTATCTTGATGTACTTGGTAAAGATTCTGTAAATAATTCAGAACTTGAATTACTTGAAGTTAATTTAATAGGTGAGAATAAAGGTAAAAATGGATATTTTGAAACTGATGATCCCAGTAGTTGGGTTTGGACAGAATCTGATTTAATAATGGTAGATTTAATTAAAGAATTACATAAAAATGGTATTAGAGTAATATTTGATGCTGTGTTTAATCATAGTAGTAACTACAATTTTGCATTTAATTTAGCTCTTGCTGAAGGAAAAAATTCAAAATATACAAATTGGTATAAGTTTAATGATTACTCTAATTACAAAGAAGTTACAGAAGATATGAGTGAAGAAGAGGCATATAACACTGTAAATCTTAATAGAACTAATCTTAAATACAATGGTTGGGCTGGATTTGACACATTACCTGTTTTTGATAGTTTTAATGAGGATTGGAAAGACTATATCTTTAATATTACAAGAAAATGGATGCTAGGTCCTGATGGTAAAGAACACAGTAATTGGCAGGAAGATGATGGTATAGATGGTTGGAGGCTTGATGTTCCTAATAATCTGGAAAATCAAATGTTTTGGAAAGAATGGCGACATGTTGTAAAAAAATGTAAAAAAGAAGCATATATTACTGCTGAACTTTGGTCTAATGCTGGTGATGATATTAACTCAGGAGATAAATTTGATGCTGTAATGAACTATGAATGGCTTAAAGCTGTAATAGGTTATTTTATTAATCAAGGTAAAGATTTTAATGAAAGCTATAAGCTAAGTGCTGAACAATTTTTATTAGAATTAAGAGAAAAAAGAACATGGTATCCACTTCAATCTGTACAAGCCTGTCAAAACTTAAATGGATCACATGATACTGATAGACTTTATTCAAGAATAATAAATGATAAAATAGGTAGAAATTTAGAAGAAGGTAAACAATATGAAAAAGGATATAATATTATTAGACCTGATCTTGCTAGAAACTACCACCCAAATACTACTATTGATTGGAAAAATTATCATATTAAGCCTAAAGATATTCTTAAATTAATATCAATATTCCAAATGACATATATAGGAGCTCCTATGCTTTATTACGGAGATGAAGTTGGAATGTGGGGAGCAACAGATCCATATTGTAGAAAACCTATGCTTTGGGATGAGTTTTGGTATGATAATGAAAAAAATACTTCATATGTTAATAATGGTGAAATATATTCTCAAAAGCCAGATATGGATTTATTTGAATGGTATAGAAAAATAATTAAGATACGTAAAGAACATAAATCTCTTGTATATGGTAGAATAAAACAGGTATATTTTGATAATGAAAAAGATATTATTGCATATGAGAGATATGATAAGGAAGAAAGTATAATAATTGTGTTAAATAATAGTTTTCAAGATCATAATGACATTATTATTACATCTTTCCATAACGATAAAACATATCTTGATTTATTGTCAGGTAAAAAAATTAAAAGTGATATAAATGGTAAAATGAAATTTGATATTAAAGCTAAAAAAGGATACATATTTTATTTATCAAAAAGGGAATAA
- a CDS encoding ATP-binding cassette domain-containing protein yields the protein MMKIIKLCREIKVYYIWLLALIFSILEFLIARGIIKLEENFNTKNISFLLLLILLLSLIGYYLNKKIYLKEKEYKQKINTDILTSLTKKEYMKIDEGLDGEIMTLLISDSDIVSKAYISDLTKIVIGILSFIAVTVFGFLTSISLTVFSLILCPVSLLIFKYISDKIEKSWKLRQESQEDSQQILQEIFVNKIHLKILKSENFAIKLLKERYVKFLDSNYENSKLQWQLYTLSMLSGLLFDSLNLMFSFYLILNNKLTIGGFIGFSLLIRNFTWIFYELPNNLVKIKQAIVSFERINEFIHIENIDEFKVNNISSIKLENITFSYIEGEEVLKDISFEVNGEKSKISILGKSGSGKSTLLKILLGLYKPNKGNIFINDKKVDILPKNIFNYVPQKIELFPFSIKENILMGRNISEEKLNEIIEKTNLKEFIDEKGLDYEIKLNEDINLSSGQIQKIGIARALIEDKILIFDEPFANVDNETEDKISKLLYKINLPVILISHRDSKFIQHSKNILL from the coding sequence ATGATGAAAATTATTAAATTGTGTAGAGAAATCAAAGTATACTATATTTGGCTATTAGCTCTAATATTTTCTATTTTAGAATTTTTAATAGCAAGAGGAATAATTAAATTAGAAGAAAATTTTAACACTAAAAATATATCCTTCCTTTTATTATTAATCTTACTTTTATCTCTAATAGGATATTATTTAAACAAGAAAATATATTTAAAGGAAAAGGAATATAAGCAAAAGATAAATACTGACATATTAACATCACTTACTAAAAAAGAATATATGAAAATTGATGAAGGTTTAGATGGAGAAATTATGACACTTTTAATATCCGATAGTGATATAGTTTCCAAGGCATATATATCTGATTTAACAAAAATAGTAATAGGAATATTATCATTTATAGCAGTTACTGTGTTTGGATTTTTAACTTCTATTAGTCTTACTGTATTTTCATTGATTTTATGTCCTGTGTCTTTATTAATATTTAAATATATTTCAGATAAGATAGAAAAATCATGGAAGTTAAGACAGGAAAGTCAAGAAGACAGTCAACAAATTTTGCAAGAAATATTTGTAAATAAAATACATTTAAAGATACTTAAAAGTGAAAATTTTGCTATAAAATTACTTAAAGAAAGATATGTTAAATTTTTAGATAGTAATTATGAAAATTCAAAACTACAGTGGCAGTTATATACTCTATCTATGTTATCAGGTCTTTTGTTTGATAGTTTAAATTTAATGTTTAGTTTTTACCTAATATTAAATAACAAATTAACTATAGGAGGGTTTATAGGATTTAGTTTACTTATTAGAAATTTTACATGGATATTTTATGAATTACCTAATAATTTAGTTAAAATAAAACAAGCAATAGTTTCATTTGAAAGAATAAATGAATTTATACATATTGAAAATATTGATGAGTTTAAAGTAAATAATATATCTAGTATTAAATTAGAAAATATTACTTTTTCATATATTGAAGGAGAAGAAGTTTTAAAAGATATATCTTTTGAGGTAAATGGAGAAAAGAGTAAAATATCAATATTAGGTAAATCAGGATCAGGTAAAAGTACGCTTTTAAAAATTCTTTTAGGACTATATAAACCCAATAAAGGAAATATATTTATTAATGATAAAAAAGTAGACATATTACCTAAAAATATTTTTAATTATGTTCCACAAAAAATAGAACTTTTCCCTTTTTCGATTAAAGAAAATATATTGATGGGTAGAAATATATCTGAAGAAAAATTAAATGAAATAATAGAAAAAACAAATTTAAAAGAATTTATAGATGAAAAAGGATTGGATTATGAAATAAAATTAAATGAAGATATAAATTTATCTTCAGGTCAAATTCAAAAAATAGGAATTGCAAGAGCATTAATAGAAGATAAAATATTAATATTTGATGAACCTTTTGCTAATGTTGATAATGAAACAGAAGATAAAATATCTAAGTTATTATACAAAATTAATTTACCCGTAATACTAATTTCTCATAGAGATAGTAAATTTATACAGCATTCTAAAAATATATTATTGTGA
- a CDS encoding ATP-binding cassette domain-containing protein, producing MQKNILKLIDKKIFFLLVIFRLILSLHNAVVSYLMKVILDEIFNKNVKTINIIFLIIIVITLFHAYIYYIYSISLEKMKKKLMENITFNIVNKYLRNSNDDFNLGNFTTLINEDVYNLSDYLMYGFFPILDFSIMLIVGFVYISFFSFKALFLYLFIGLIFLYYSKKNYNIAYVQNTGYYEKEDKHKAYFESLIKNIPILQVYNILKWTLSKHNLIYKEKMKEYDRVASSFSKMDNFLTSGIYFVQILTFILGIHLVSTKELTLAEMISIWNIGVGSIIYVFIDLFPIVDYMIIQKTSIERIEKHIFLKDENDIENICFSDDVEGIKGENINFSYDDKNVLENLSFNFPNKRISYILGENGSGKSTLLKLLLNELKLNSGKIYTNIHNLKFTFISQKNTLFTTSIYENICLGKKLPKEKLYYLLEKLNLLEVIDKLPNGLNSIYNEEINLSGGEIRRIAIARAILNDFDYIILDEPFSDLDKVNQDLIMEYLLELKKEKGIIIITHTTDMILESDNVLRLGDSK from the coding sequence ATGCAAAAAAATATTTTGAAACTAATAGATAAAAAGATTTTTTTTCTATTAGTTATTTTTAGACTCATTTTAAGTCTGCACAATGCTGTAGTGTCATATTTAATGAAAGTTATTTTAGATGAAATATTTAACAAAAATGTAAAAACAATAAACATAATATTTTTAATCATAATAGTTATAACACTATTTCATGCATATATTTATTACATATACAGTATTAGTCTTGAAAAAATGAAAAAGAAATTGATGGAAAATATTACTTTTAATATTGTAAATAAATATCTTAGAAATAGTAATGATGATTTTAATTTAGGTAATTTTACTACATTAATTAATGAAGATGTATATAACTTAAGTGATTATCTAATGTATGGATTTTTCCCTATTTTAGATTTTTCTATTATGTTAATAGTAGGGTTTGTATATATTTCATTTTTTTCATTTAAGGCTTTATTCCTATATCTATTTATAGGTTTAATATTTTTATACTATTCAAAGAAAAACTATAACATAGCCTATGTTCAAAATACAGGATATTATGAAAAAGAAGATAAACATAAGGCATATTTTGAAAGTCTTATTAAAAATATACCTATTCTTCAAGTATATAACATTTTAAAATGGACATTATCTAAACATAACCTTATTTACAAAGAAAAAATGAAAGAATATGATAGAGTAGCTTCTTCTTTTTCAAAAATGGATAACTTTCTTACAAGTGGAATATATTTTGTGCAGATACTTACATTTATTCTAGGAATACATTTAGTTTCTACTAAAGAATTAACTTTAGCTGAAATGATATCTATATGGAATATAGGGGTAGGTTCAATAATCTATGTATTTATAGATCTTTTTCCTATAGTTGACTATATGATAATTCAAAAAACTTCCATAGAAAGAATAGAAAAACATATATTTTTAAAAGATGAAAATGATATAGAAAATATATGTTTTAGTGATGATGTAGAGGGAATAAAAGGAGAAAATATTAATTTTTCATATGATGATAAAAATGTTTTAGAAAACTTATCTTTTAATTTTCCAAATAAAAGAATTTCATATATACTAGGTGAAAATGGTAGTGGTAAGAGCACTTTACTTAAATTACTCTTAAATGAATTAAAATTAAATAGTGGTAAAATATATACAAATATACATAATTTAAAATTTACATTTATTAGTCAAAAAAATACCTTATTTACCACAAGTATATATGAAAATATATGTTTAGGTAAAAAGCTGCCAAAAGAAAAATTGTATTATCTATTAGAAAAATTAAATTTATTGGAAGTTATAGATAAATTACCTAATGGATTAAATAGTATATATAACGAGGAAATAAATCTTTCTGGTGGAGAAATTAGAAGGATTGCAATAGCAAGAGCCATTTTAAATGATTTTGACTACATTATACTTGATGAACCTTTTTCAGATCTAGATAAAGTAAATCAAGATTTAATAATGGAGTATCTATTAGAATTAAAAAAAGAAAAAGGAATAATAATTATTACTCATACTACAGATATGATACTAGAAAGTGATAATGTTTTAAGGTTAGGTGATAGTAAATGA
- a CDS encoding thiopeptide-type bacteriocin biosynthesis protein, with amino-acid sequence MKIYTRYSFQNIILFDIYKMIIKFRKLYFDLKFTYIKYRESKDHLRIRFYVRKEDKYKILEKIVNSINEILHIDFFEIVPFYQEKLKYNIDSYELYKEYIKIESELIVNILEKQSKEKKYILYFIIIRTTEIFNMQNEYEYVVSNLLRFKNIREKTNRDKKVIISKIKELKDNTLKGVELEKLYVDWEQSLYNYVYSLNDISYSKKYDILRNIIHIQINRFYGIDRNLEEEILEVVFILLKFIINKQGE; translated from the coding sequence ATGAAAATTTATACTAGATATAGCTTTCAAAATATAATTTTATTCGATATTTATAAAATGATAATAAAATTTAGAAAATTATATTTTGATTTAAAATTTACTTATATAAAATATAGAGAATCAAAAGATCATTTAAGAATAAGGTTTTATGTAAGGAAAGAAGATAAATATAAAATATTAGAAAAAATTGTAAATAGTATAAATGAAATTTTACATATTGATTTTTTTGAAATAGTTCCTTTTTATCAAGAAAAATTAAAATATAATATTGATAGTTATGAATTATATAAAGAATACATAAAAATTGAATCAGAATTAATTGTAAATATTTTAGAAAAACAGAGTAAAGAAAAAAAATATATACTTTATTTTATAATAATTAGAACAACAGAAATTTTTAATATGCAAAATGAATATGAATATGTAGTTTCAAATTTATTAAGATTTAAGAATATAAGAGAAAAAACTAATAGGGATAAAAAAGTAATAATTTCAAAAATAAAAGAATTAAAAGATAATACATTGAAAGGGGTAGAATTAGAAAAATTATATGTTGATTGGGAACAATCACTATATAATTATGTTTATTCATTAAATGACATTTCATATTCAAAGAAGTATGATATTTTAAGAAATATTATACACATTCAAATTAATAGGTTTTATGGAATAGATAGAAATTTAGAAGAAGAGATATTAGAAGTTGTATTTATACTTTTAAAATTTATAATAAATAAACAAGGAGAATAA
- a CDS encoding PTS galactitol transporter subunit IIC — translation MSEIVKYILGISPSILLPIIIIIMSLFMKMKLKDALMSGITLAIAFTSISLVIGFMFNTISPVAQRFVEYTSIKLDIIDVGFSPMVTISFAWKFMIIMFPLQIILNILMIHFNFTNVLNVDIFNIWTKVFTAAIVSVVSKSIIFGFIASIIQILLELKISEKIRPRVEQMTGIVATTITHVSIIQCLIMYTINNLLDKVSFIRNTKLDIGYLKNRIGVFGEDSVMGFLIGMILSIFSGYSLIEGLEISVKLASALVLLPIIANMFVKALNPVSEVAKNFMKSKYKDRDIVIGLEWTILGSIAELWIVSVLLIPITLILALLFSKLGFSSILPLAGIINPMIVVPALIISNRNLLKMLILGIIITPIYLMVSTNIAPAITELSKSISVNGGQLISYYSFESPYFRWTLIKLFEFKVYGIVSSLILILLFMYFYKNFVNKKI, via the coding sequence ATGTCAGAAATAGTTAAATATATTTTAGGTATTAGTCCTAGTATACTATTACCTATAATAATAATCATTATGTCTTTATTTATGAAGATGAAATTAAAAGATGCACTTATGTCAGGTATTACACTTGCAATTGCATTTACATCTATTTCTTTGGTTATAGGGTTTATGTTTAACACTATATCTCCTGTAGCTCAAAGATTTGTTGAATATACAAGTATTAAACTTGATATTATAGATGTAGGATTTTCACCTATGGTAACTATTTCATTTGCTTGGAAATTCATGATAATAATGTTTCCTTTACAGATTATACTAAATATATTAATGATACACTTTAATTTTACTAATGTTTTAAATGTAGATATTTTTAACATATGGACTAAGGTATTTACAGCAGCTATAGTTTCTGTTGTATCAAAAAGCATAATTTTTGGATTTATAGCTTCAATTATTCAAATTTTATTAGAATTAAAAATTTCTGAAAAGATTAGACCTAGAGTAGAGCAAATGACAGGAATTGTAGCTACAACAATTACTCATGTTTCTATTATACAATGTTTAATTATGTATACTATTAATAATTTATTAGATAAAGTATCGTTTATTAGAAATACAAAACTTGATATAGGATATTTGAAAAATAGAATAGGTGTATTTGGAGAAGATTCTGTTATGGGATTTTTAATAGGAATGATACTTTCAATATTTTCAGGATATTCATTAATTGAAGGTCTAGAAATTTCAGTAAAACTTGCAAGTGCATTAGTTTTACTCCCTATAATAGCTAATATGTTTGTAAAAGCTTTAAATCCAGTATCAGAAGTAGCTAAAAATTTTATGAAAAGTAAGTATAAGGATAGGGATATAGTAATAGGACTTGAATGGACTATACTTGGATCTATTGCTGAATTATGGATAGTTTCAGTACTTTTAATTCCTATTACATTAATACTAGCATTATTATTTTCAAAATTAGGATTTAGTTCTATTTTACCATTAGCAGGAATAATTAATCCTATGATAGTAGTTCCAGCTTTAATAATATCAAATAGAAATTTACTTAAAATGTTAATTTTAGGAATTATAATAACGCCAATATATCTTATGGTTTCAACTAATATTGCACCAGCAATAACAGAATTATCAAAAAGTATCAGTGTAAATGGTGGACAATTAATAAGCTATTATTCATTTGAGAGTCCGTATTTTAGATGGACATTAATAAAATTATTTGAATTTAAAGTTTATGGAATAGTTTCTTCTCTGATTTTAATATTATTGTTTATGTACTTTTATAAAAATTTTGTTAATAAAAAAATATGA
- a CDS encoding Cof-type HAD-IIB family hydrolase, producing the protein MKDKIKLIAIDFDGTFLDDSHFKQDLSYVDKLREKNLNQEIVFASGRATAGIVELIKRLKMTDIVRYIIGHNGAEIFDLKENKIIYQECMEDDVVFNIIEILEKNGFNNPLSIHDWNKFYTYKNSEEYEKMIELEQRVNFVDLINIDDVKYFPENKIKLMIFTKDKAEQEGIYNLISSEFNDKVTQARSAVFLNELTKKGINKAKGLEFLCSKLDIDLNEVLAFGNAENDIDMLLKVGYGFAMKNSEEILLEKIKRVTKYTNNEFGVEREIIDFLGI; encoded by the coding sequence GTGAAAGATAAAATAAAATTGATAGCTATAGATTTTGATGGTACTTTTTTAGATGACAGTCATTTTAAACAAGATTTAAGTTATGTGGATAAATTAAGAGAAAAAAATTTAAATCAAGAAATAGTATTTGCAAGTGGTAGAGCTACAGCAGGTATAGTAGAATTAATAAAAAGATTAAAAATGACAGATATTGTTAGATATATAATAGGGCATAATGGTGCTGAAATATTTGACTTAAAAGAAAATAAAATAATATATCAAGAATGTATGGAAGATGATGTAGTATTTAATATTATAGAAATTTTAGAAAAAAATGGTTTTAATAATCCACTTAGCATACATGATTGGAATAAGTTCTATACCTACAAAAATTCTGAAGAATATGAGAAAATGATAGAACTTGAGCAAAGAGTAAATTTTGTTGATTTAATTAATATAGATGATGTTAAATATTTTCCAGAAAATAAGATTAAATTGATGATATTTACTAAAGATAAGGCAGAACAAGAAGGTATATATAATTTGATTTCTAGTGAATTTAATGATAAGGTTACACAGGCAAGAAGTGCAGTATTTTTAAATGAATTAACAAAAAAAGGTATAAATAAGGCAAAAGGACTTGAATTTCTTTGTTCAAAATTAGATATAGATTTAAATGAAGTTCTTGCTTTTGGAAATGCAGAAAATGATATAGATATGTTACTTAAAGTAGGATATGGTTTTGCTATGAAAAATTCTGAAGAAATCTTACTTGAAAAAATAAAAAGAGTTACTAAATATACAAATAATGAATTTGGAGTAGAAAGAGAAATAATTGATTTTTTAGGTATTTAG